A window from Larimichthys crocea isolate SSNF chromosome XXIII, L_crocea_2.0, whole genome shotgun sequence encodes these proteins:
- the si:dkey-192l18.9 gene encoding F-box/LRR-repeat protein 7 isoform X1: protein MGANNGKQYGSEGKGSSSISSDISSSTDHTPTKAPKNVATTEGLDSSTRTLSTPSPGLILPSKSSSLSSPALSSNGHETNSSSSSSAPAETVAVVHSQPGTHTRSRQSKGHHHAPIDLLPDHSLLQIFSHLPTNQLCRCARVCRRWYNLAWDPRLWGTVRLTGELLHADRAIRVLTHRLCQDTPNVCLTLETVIVNGCKRLTDRGLHVVAQCCPELRRLEVAGCYNISNDAVFEVVSRCPNLEHLNLSGCSKVTCISLTQEASLQLSPLHGQQISIHFLDMTDCFSLEDEGLRTIASHCPRLTHLYLRRCTRLTDEALRHLALHCPSIRELSLSDCRLVGDFGLREVARLEGCLRYLSVAHCTRITDVGMRYVARYCPRLRYLNARGCEGLTDHGLSHLARSCPKLKSLDVGKCPLVSDSGLEQLAMYCQGLRRVSLRACESVTGRGLKALAANCCELQLLNVQDCEVSPEALRFVRRHCRRCVIEHTNPAFY, encoded by the exons GTTTAGACTCCAGCACACGGACTCTGAGCACCCCCAGCCCCGGTCTTATCCTGCCATCCaagtcctcctctctctcctcacctgccCTCTCCAGTAACGGCCATGAGAccaactcctcttcctcctcttctgcccCCGCAGAGACCGTTGCCGTGGTCCACTCTCAGCCTGGCACTCACACGCGCTCCCGCCAGTCCAAAGGCCACCACCACGCCCCCATCGACCTCCTCCCCGACCACAGCCTCCTACAGATCTTTTCCCATCTACCCACCAATCAGCTGTGCCGCTGCGCACGCGTATGTCGGCGTTGGTACAATCTGGCGTGGGACCCGAGGCTGTGGGGCACCGTCCGGCTAACGGGAGAGCTGCTTCATGCCGACCGTGCCATCCGGGTCCTGACCCACCGGCTGTGCCAGGACACCCCGAATGTGTGTCTGACCCTGGAGACGGTGATTGTGAATGGCTGCAAAAGGCTCACAGACCGGGGGCTGCATGTCGTGGCTCAGTGCTGCCCGGAGCTACGTCGCCTGGAGGTCGCCGGCTGTTATAACATCTCTAACGATGCGGTGTTTGAGGTGGTGTCCCGCTGCCCCAACCTGGAGCACCTGAACCTCTCAG GCTGCTCCAAGGTGACATGCATCAGCCTCACCCAGGAGGCCTCACTCCAGCTGTCCCCTCTGCACGGCCAGCAGATCTCCATTCACTTCCTGGACATGACCGATTGTTTTTCCCTCGAGGACGAGGGCTTGCGAACTATCGCCTCCCACTGCCCCCGCCTGACACACCTGTATTTGCGCCGCTGCACCCGACTGACAGATGAAGCCTTGCGCCACCTGGCTCTCCACTGCCCTTCAATAAGGGAGCTTAGTCTCAGTGACTGCCGCCTGGTGGGGGATTTCGGCCTGCGTGAAGTCGCCCGCCTGGAGGGCTGCCTGCGCTACCTGAGCGTGGCCCACTGCACCCGCATAACTGATGTTGGCATGCGCTACGTGGCTCGATACTGCCCGAGACTGCGCTACTTGAACGCAAGGGGTTGCGAGGGTCTGACAGACCACGGCCTGAGTCACTTGGCCAGGAGCTGCCCTAAACTCAAGTCTTTGGATGTGGGGAAGTGCCCACTTGTGTCGGACAGTGGCCTGGAGCAGCTTGCTATGTACTGCCAAGGCCTGAGGCGAGTGAGCCTCAGAGCTTGCGAGAGCGTGACGGGCAGAGGACTCAAAGCTCTGGCAGCCAACTGCTGcgagctgcagctcctcaacGTGCAGGACTGCGAGGTGTCGCCAGAGGCTCTGCGGTTTGTTAGACGCCACTGCCGGCGCTGTGTCATCGAGCACACAAACCCTGCTTTCTACTGA
- the si:dkey-192l18.9 gene encoding F-box/LRR-repeat protein 7 isoform X2 produces the protein MGANNGKQYGSEGKGSSSISSDISSSTDHTPTKAPKNVATTEETVAVVHSQPGTHTRSRQSKGHHHAPIDLLPDHSLLQIFSHLPTNQLCRCARVCRRWYNLAWDPRLWGTVRLTGELLHADRAIRVLTHRLCQDTPNVCLTLETVIVNGCKRLTDRGLHVVAQCCPELRRLEVAGCYNISNDAVFEVVSRCPNLEHLNLSGCSKVTCISLTQEASLQLSPLHGQQISIHFLDMTDCFSLEDEGLRTIASHCPRLTHLYLRRCTRLTDEALRHLALHCPSIRELSLSDCRLVGDFGLREVARLEGCLRYLSVAHCTRITDVGMRYVARYCPRLRYLNARGCEGLTDHGLSHLARSCPKLKSLDVGKCPLVSDSGLEQLAMYCQGLRRVSLRACESVTGRGLKALAANCCELQLLNVQDCEVSPEALRFVRRHCRRCVIEHTNPAFY, from the exons AGACCGTTGCCGTGGTCCACTCTCAGCCTGGCACTCACACGCGCTCCCGCCAGTCCAAAGGCCACCACCACGCCCCCATCGACCTCCTCCCCGACCACAGCCTCCTACAGATCTTTTCCCATCTACCCACCAATCAGCTGTGCCGCTGCGCACGCGTATGTCGGCGTTGGTACAATCTGGCGTGGGACCCGAGGCTGTGGGGCACCGTCCGGCTAACGGGAGAGCTGCTTCATGCCGACCGTGCCATCCGGGTCCTGACCCACCGGCTGTGCCAGGACACCCCGAATGTGTGTCTGACCCTGGAGACGGTGATTGTGAATGGCTGCAAAAGGCTCACAGACCGGGGGCTGCATGTCGTGGCTCAGTGCTGCCCGGAGCTACGTCGCCTGGAGGTCGCCGGCTGTTATAACATCTCTAACGATGCGGTGTTTGAGGTGGTGTCCCGCTGCCCCAACCTGGAGCACCTGAACCTCTCAG GCTGCTCCAAGGTGACATGCATCAGCCTCACCCAGGAGGCCTCACTCCAGCTGTCCCCTCTGCACGGCCAGCAGATCTCCATTCACTTCCTGGACATGACCGATTGTTTTTCCCTCGAGGACGAGGGCTTGCGAACTATCGCCTCCCACTGCCCCCGCCTGACACACCTGTATTTGCGCCGCTGCACCCGACTGACAGATGAAGCCTTGCGCCACCTGGCTCTCCACTGCCCTTCAATAAGGGAGCTTAGTCTCAGTGACTGCCGCCTGGTGGGGGATTTCGGCCTGCGTGAAGTCGCCCGCCTGGAGGGCTGCCTGCGCTACCTGAGCGTGGCCCACTGCACCCGCATAACTGATGTTGGCATGCGCTACGTGGCTCGATACTGCCCGAGACTGCGCTACTTGAACGCAAGGGGTTGCGAGGGTCTGACAGACCACGGCCTGAGTCACTTGGCCAGGAGCTGCCCTAAACTCAAGTCTTTGGATGTGGGGAAGTGCCCACTTGTGTCGGACAGTGGCCTGGAGCAGCTTGCTATGTACTGCCAAGGCCTGAGGCGAGTGAGCCTCAGAGCTTGCGAGAGCGTGACGGGCAGAGGACTCAAAGCTCTGGCAGCCAACTGCTGcgagctgcagctcctcaacGTGCAGGACTGCGAGGTGTCGCCAGAGGCTCTGCGGTTTGTTAGACGCCACTGCCGGCGCTGTGTCATCGAGCACACAAACCCTGCTTTCTACTGA
- the LOC109142190 gene encoding liver carboxylesterase 2 — protein sequence QASGANELILNEYLQQNDSPENIRDVFTEILGDLVLVLPILKVSTYHRGEPTSYIVFRSLLLFSSWEVLKLEVLVFISQAVKVFLCVRVSFLHRSPNKPGLVERPLYNHDERFLKLNLQQTVGRGLKQKRVHFLDVMPAKSHPANDEL from the exons CAGGCCTCAGGTGCCAATGAACTGATACTGAATGAGTACCTGCAACAGAATGACTCTCCTGAGAACATACGAGATGTTTTCACTGAGATTCTTGGCGACCTGGTCCTTGTTCTTCCTATACTTAAAGTATCAACATACCACCGAGGTGAGCCTACTtcgta TATTGTATTTCGatctttgctgcttttctcctcTTGGGAAGTGTTAAAACTAGAggttcttgtttttatttcacaggctgttaaagtgtttttatgtgtgcgtgtgtccttCCTCCACAGGTCACCTAACAAGCCCGGACTGGTGGAACGACCTCTTTACAACCATGACGAACGCTTCCTGAAGTTGAACCTCCAGCAGACAGTTGGCCGAGGACTGAAACAGAAGAGAGTCCACTTCCTGGATGTCATGCCTGCAAAGTCTCATCCTGCTAATGACGAACTCTGA
- the LOC104933799 gene encoding TNFAIP3-interacting protein 1-like — MWRSTQDTNMSVHENTMDIPPVERSQAGEAVTTDRKQTYRLYPSLPDKDRYDAFVSDESFGEKPHAAAVHHPGSLFGESEAPAANSDVRMKAQILILEEQRQELLSINERWAKEYRTMKQYYKEKVQDLRALLQHPNFEEDMWEEREKNIRLYNKGKDAESTWTKDVDASAELLRAVKEAKELREQNSTLTRRGQHQREEIGRLNKALEEALQTTQPLEVSSETLQDIWKHQAEVYKEDFLKERKDREKLKEKYLELEKKFRKVYNELRVLKPQVTRTRPPQPVLECTCTIRAKCPNWEVRPVHQNDVQLQRRYTLDNKLVK; from the exons ATGTGGAGGAGCACACAGGATACTAACATG TCCGTACACGAAAACACGATGGACATACCACCTGTGGAGAGATCACAGGCCGGTGAAGCCGTcaccacagacagaaaacagacctACAGGCTGTATCCATCACTGCCGGACAAAGACAG ataCGATGCTTTTGTGTCGGACGAGTCCTTTGGAGAAAAACCTCACGCGGCTGCAGTTCATCATCCAGGGAGTCTCTTTGGAGAG TCGGAGGCGCCGGCTGCCAACAGTGACGTCAGAATGAAAGCACAGATACTTATCTTGGAGGAGCAAAGGCAAGAG CTTCTTTCTATTAATGAGAGATGGGCAAAAGAGTACCGAACCATGAAGCAGTACTACAAAGAGAAG GTCCAAGATTTAAGAGCATTACTGCAGCATCCTAACTTTGAGGAGGACATgtgggaagaaagagaaaagaacatCAGATTATATAATAAAGGCAAAGACGCAGAGAGCACATGG ACCAAAGACGTCGACGCGAGCGCTGAGTTACTAAGAGCAGTGAAGGAAGCGAAGGAGCTGCGAGAGCAGAACAGCACTCTGACCCGGAGAGGGCAACATCAACGCGAGGAGATCGGACGACTGAACAAG GCTCTAGAGGAGGCACTTCAGACCACACAACCTCTTGAAGTGAGCAGTGAAACACTACAGGATATCTGGAAACATCAG gccGAAGTCTACAAGGAAGACTTTTTGAAGGAGCGCAAAGACAGGGAGAAGCTTAAAGAGAAGTATCTGGAACTGGAGAAGAAGTTTAGAAAAGTTTACAATGAGCTCCGTGTCCTCAAACCTCAG GTGACTCGGACTCGACCGCCGCAGCCTGTACTTGAATGCACCTGCACAATTCGAGCCAAATGTCCAAACTGGGAAGTCCGCCCAGTTCACCAGAACGACGTGCAGTTACAGAGACGTTACACTCTTGACAACAAACTTGTGAAATGA
- the LOC104933803 gene encoding ADP-ribosyl cyclase/cyclic ADP-ribose hydrolase 1-like gives MNLKVIIGVVAAVAAVTIIVGVTLGVVLNQPSWGFREEFMERCEEFTEGNKTGCEQILGVFEQAYVGKPSCDVPLSAYDPLMTTVPFTHSCNKTMFWSETKDLVHEYTSRNKDCFTLENTLLGHCLDGQTWCGKEGSDETFTSGCPGWEDCVNSPVRSFWNRASAGFADHACGVASVMLNGSLEKPFDPTSVFAEFELKRLRAPIVTRLNVILVIGEKSNCNSPNIYVDLRNALDPNVECICKEVQKSQIDKCSPVQNMGCAACLLKTID, from the exons ATGAACCTGAAAGTGATCATAGGCgtagttgctgctgttgctgctgtaacGATTATTGTTGGAGTTACACTGGGAGTGGTGCTGAATCAACCATCATGGGGGTTCAGAGAAGAATTCATGGAAAGATGTGAGGAGTTCACGGAAGGAAACAA aacCGGCTGTGAACAAATACTGGGTGTCTTTGAACAAGCCTACGTAGGGAAGCCAAGCTGTGATGTTCCTCTGTCAGCCTATGACCCCTTGATGACAACGGTCCCCTTCACCCATTCATGCAACAAA ACAATGTTTTGGAGTGAAACCAAAGATCTGGTCCACGAGTACACAAGTAGGAATAAGGATTGTTTCACCCTGGAAAACACTCTGTTGGGACATTGCCTGGATGGACAGACATGGTGTGGAAAGGAAGGCAGCGATG AAACCTTCACTTCTGGCTGCCCTGGGTGGGAAGACTGTGTGAACAGCCCTGTTAGGTCATTTTGGAACAGAGCTTCTGCTGGA TTTGCAGATCATGCCTGTGGAGTAGCCTCAGTAATGCTGAATGGATCACTGGAAAAACCATTCGATCCCACCAG TGTATTTGCAGAGTTTGAGCTAAAGAGACTCAGAGCCCCTATAGTGACGCGTCTGAATGTGATTCTGGTCATTGGAGAGAA GTCAAATTGTAACAGTCCAAATATATACGTGGACTTAAGGAATGCACTGGATCCAAATGTTGAATGTATTTGCAAGGAAGTACAAAA ATCTCAGATCGACAAGTGCTCCCCTGTTCAAAATATGGGCTGTGCAGCATGTTTGTTGAAGACGATTGACTAA
- the LOC104933796 gene encoding ADP-ribosyl cyclase/cyclic ADP-ribose hydrolase 1 isoform X2 produces the protein MERGEHGAPRKKSRSRCCVCFLAVLAILGIIALVLALTLRHKQFHTTFRERCEKAEGYDCQKLWRAFEQAYVGRDPCQVPMEAYDPFIAEAHFKPACNRMLFWSKTKDVVHDFTNKRDCFVTLEDTLLGSVVDGLTWCGKEGSSETFTTGCPGWTDCVNNSVRSFWNRASAAFGEAACGDVTAMLNGSIETPFSPYSIFASIEAPRLSSSRVKKLNVVLVTQPDSVTNCETASLKDLQKELDRGIVYNCQEVPEAKVQECASNSHIACGACW, from the exons GGAGCGCGGAGAGCACGGTGCTCCGAGGAAGAAGAGTCGCAGTAGATGTTGCGTTTGTTTCCTCGCCGTCTTGGCCATACTGGGCATTATCGCTCTGGTGCTGGCACTGACGCTGCGTCACAAACAATTTCACACAACTTTCAGAGAAAGGTGTGAGAAGGCCGAAGG ATACGACTGTCAAAAGCTATGGCGTGCATTTGAACAAGCCTATGTAGGACGGGACCCATGTCAAGTTCCCATGGAAGCCTACGACCCTTTCATTGCCGAGGCCCACTTCAAACCTGCTTGCAACAGA aTGTTGTTCTGGAGCAAAACAAAGGATGTGGTCCATGACTTCACGAATAAGAGAGATTGTTTTGTCACCTTGGAGGACACTCTTTTGGGATCCGTGGTGGACGGCCTGACCTGGTGTGGAAAGGAGGGCAGCAGTG AAACATTCACGACGGGATGCCCGGGATGGACGGACTGCGTGAACAACTCTGTTCGCTCATTTTGGAACCGAGCCTCAGCTGCC TTTGGAGAAGCTGCCTGTGGTGACGTCACAGCGATGCTAAACGGATCCATCGAGACCCCGTTCAGTCCTTACAG TATTTTCGCGAGCATCGAAGCGCCGAGGCTCAGCTCCAGCCGTGTGAAAAAGCTGAATGTTGTCCTGGTCACACAGCCGGATTCTGT GACAAACTGTGAAACTGCATCTTTAAAGGATTTACAGAAAGAGCTGGATCGAGGAATTGTATATAACTGCCAGGAAGTGCCCGA AGCTAAGGTCCAGGAGTGCGCCTCCAATTCACATATAGCCTGTGGAGCCTGCTGGTGA
- the LOC104933796 gene encoding ADP-ribosyl cyclase/cyclic ADP-ribose hydrolase 1 isoform X1: MESNVPLQAHGERVELGENPAERPPENRQKKMAIASGVGIVMLGTVSTVLAVTLSNEQFPAFFLDSCKKLEGGYDCQKLWRAFEQAYVGRDPCQVPMEAYDPFIAEAHFKPACNRMLFWSKTKDVVHDFTNKRDCFVTLEDTLLGSVVDGLTWCGKEGSSETFTTGCPGWTDCVNNSVRSFWNRASAAFGEAACGDVTAMLNGSIETPFSPYSIFASIEAPRLSSSRVKKLNVVLVTQPDSVTNCETASLKDLQKELDRGIVYNCQEVPEAKVQECASNSHIACGACW, from the exons ATGGAGAGCAACGTCCCCCTGCAGGCGCATGGAGAGCGAGTGGAGTTAGGAGAGAATCCTGCGGAGCGTCCTCcggagaacagacagaagaaaatggCCATCGCTTCAGGTGTCGGCATAGTCATGCTGGGCACTGTCAGCACGGTGTTGGCAGTGACGCTCTCTAACGAGCAGTTTCCAGCGTTTTTTCTAGATTCTTGTAAGAAGTTAGAAGGAGG ATACGACTGTCAAAAGCTATGGCGTGCATTTGAACAAGCCTATGTAGGACGGGACCCATGTCAAGTTCCCATGGAAGCCTACGACCCTTTCATTGCCGAGGCCCACTTCAAACCTGCTTGCAACAGA aTGTTGTTCTGGAGCAAAACAAAGGATGTGGTCCATGACTTCACGAATAAGAGAGATTGTTTTGTCACCTTGGAGGACACTCTTTTGGGATCCGTGGTGGACGGCCTGACCTGGTGTGGAAAGGAGGGCAGCAGTG AAACATTCACGACGGGATGCCCGGGATGGACGGACTGCGTGAACAACTCTGTTCGCTCATTTTGGAACCGAGCCTCAGCTGCC TTTGGAGAAGCTGCCTGTGGTGACGTCACAGCGATGCTAAACGGATCCATCGAGACCCCGTTCAGTCCTTACAG TATTTTCGCGAGCATCGAAGCGCCGAGGCTCAGCTCCAGCCGTGTGAAAAAGCTGAATGTTGTCCTGGTCACACAGCCGGATTCTGT GACAAACTGTGAAACTGCATCTTTAAAGGATTTACAGAAAGAGCTGGATCGAGGAATTGTATATAACTGCCAGGAAGTGCCCGA AGCTAAGGTCCAGGAGTGCGCCTCCAATTCACATATAGCCTGTGGAGCCTGCTGGTGA